Proteins encoded by one window of Anas platyrhynchos isolate ZD024472 breed Pekin duck chromosome 14, IASCAAS_PekinDuck_T2T, whole genome shotgun sequence:
- the RAB24 gene encoding ras-related protein Rab-24 yields MSGRRVDAKVVLLGQEGAGKSSLVERCAHRRFRAGPYQNTIGAAFVAKVMTVGDQAVTLGIWDTAGSERYEAMSRIYYRGARAAIVCYDLTNSSSFQRAKFWVNELQNCEEGCRIYLCGTKSDLLEDDPRTRAVDFHDAQDYADEVKAELFETSSKTGQSVDELFQKVAEDYVHFTTFQVMTEEKGVDLAQKSSTYFYSCCHH; encoded by the exons ATGAGCGGGCGGCGGGTGGACGCCAaggtggtgctgctgggccAGGAGGGCGCGGGCAAGAGCAGCCTGGTGGAGCGCTGCGCACACCGCCGCTTCCGAGCCGGGCCCTACCAGAAC ACCATCGGTGCCGCCTTCGTGGCGAAGGTGATGACGGTGGGGGACCAGGCGGTGACCCTGGGCATCTGG GACACGGCCGGCTCGGAGCGCTACGAGGCCATGAGCCGCATCTACTACCGCGGGGCACGGGCTGCCATCGTCTGCTACG ACCtcaccaacagcagcagcttccagcgGGCCAAGTTCTGGGTGAACGAGCTGCAGAACTGCGAGGAG GGCTGCCGGATCTACCTGTGCGGCACCAAGAGCGACCTGCTGGAGGACGACCCCCGGACACGAGCGGTCGATTTCCACGATGCTCAGGACTACGCTGACG AGGTGAAGGCAGAGCTCTTTGAGACCTCCAGCAAGACCGGGCAGAGCGTGG ATGAGTTGTTCCAGAAGGTGGCTGAGGACTACGTCCACTTCACCACCTTCCAGGTGATGACAG AGGAGAAAGGCGTCGACCTGGCGCAGAAGAGCAGCACCTACTTCTACAGCTGCTGCCACCATTGA
- the PRELID1 gene encoding PRELI domain-containing protein 1, mitochondrial, whose amino-acid sequence MGKYCASLGVLKGPWDQVFAAFWQRYPNPYSKHVLTEDIVHREVTADHKLLSRRLLTKTNRMPRWAERFFPANVAHSVYILEDSIVDPKNRTMTTFTWNINHARLMVVEERCVYRVNPENSNWTEVKREAWVSSSLFGVSRAVQEFGLARFKSNVTKSTKGFEYVLAKMQGEAPSKTLVETAKEATEKAKETALAATEKAKDLASKAATKKKQYV is encoded by the exons ATGGGGAAGTACTGCGCCAGCCTGGGCGTCCTCAAGGGGCCCTGGGACCAGGTCTTCGCCGCCTTCTGGCAGCGCTACCCCAACCCCTACAG CAAACATGTCCTGACCGAGGACATCGTGCACCGGGAGGTGACGGCCGACCACAAGCTGCTCTCCCGGCGCCTCCTGACCAAGACCAACCGGATGCCGCGCTGGGCCGAGCGCTTCTTCCCGGCCAACGTCGCCCACTCCGTCTACATCCTGGAGGACTCGATCGTGGACCCCAAGAACCGAACCATGACCACCTTCACCTGGAACATCAACCACGCGCGCCTCATG gtggtggaggagcgcTGCGTCTACCGGGTGAACCCGGAGAACAGCAACTGGACCGAGGTCAAGCGGGAGGCCTgggtctcttccagcctcttTGGCGTCTCGCGGGCTGTCCAG GAGTTTGGTCTGGCGAGGTTCAAAAGCAACGTGACCAAGAGTACCAAGGGATTTGAATACGTGCTAGCAAAAATGCAAG GAGAAGCTCCTTCCAAAACGCTGGTGGAGACGGCCAAGGAAGCAACCGAGAAAGCCAAGGAGACGGCTCTGGCTGCCACGGAGAAAGCCAAGGACCTGGCGAGTAAGGCGGCCACCAAGAAGAAGCAGTACGTGTGA
- the MXD3 gene encoding max dimerization protein 3, translated as MEPAGGSIQALLRAAEFLERRERGTATGTGRSNRAPTALAEAEHGYASLCPARARQAAGGDRSVHNALEKHRRAQLRRCLEQLKQQVPAGTGTRPTTLSLLHRARLHIQRLQEQEVRARRVKERLRSQQQSLRQRLERLLGPAGSERLRADSLGADSLDSSRLSEHSGSDGEEAEVDVEGAVFGAELPPLAAFSTGRDHSYSSPRGAWS; from the exons atgGAGCCCGCGGGCGGCAGCATCCAGGCGCTGCTGCGGGCGGCCGAGTTCCTGGAGCGCCGGGAGCGCGGCACCGCCACCGGCACCGGGAGGAGCAACCGGGCCCCGACGGCACTCGCGGAGGCCGAGCACGGCTACGCCTCGCTCTGCCCCGCCCGGGCCCGGCAGGCAGCGGGGGGCGATCG GTCGGTGCACAACGCGCTGGAGAAGCACAG GCGAGCCCAGCTCCGGCGCTGCCTggagcagctgaagcagcaggTGCCCGCCGGTACCGGCACCCGGCCCACCACGCTGAGCCTCCTGCACCGCGCCCGGCTGCACATCCAG cggctgcaggagcaggaggtgagGGCGCGGCGGGTGAAGGAGCGGCTgcgcagccagcagcagagcctgcgGCAGCGCCTGGAGCGGCTGCTGGGCCCCGCGGGCAGCGAGCGGCTGCGGGCGGACAGCCTGGGGGCGGACAGCCTGGACTCGTCCCGGCTCTCCGAGCACTCGGGCTCGGACGGAG AGGAGGCCGAGGTGGATGTGGAGGGCGCGGTGTTCGGCGCGGAGCTGCCGCCGCTGGCCGCCTTCAGCACCGGGAGGGACCACAGCTACTCCAGCCCCCGCGGGGCCTGGTCCTGA